The Prunus dulcis unplaced genomic scaffold, ALMONDv2, whole genome shotgun sequence genome has a window encoding:
- the LOC117613674 gene encoding uncharacterized protein LOC117613674, which yields MADLNYCKVVDPTAVPRILRWRTTTSVPEMRKLNNYFFQSKESVQLRALCPSEEEMRQPYWSWPQDRPAVVSAEPIPSSCGDIDELNKVVSLLRSELFQVKLEKDVLHLKVIRMEKLLDQCLGPQFEQEVRRDLALLKQRTNRCVVSHLFKGYAEMDDLLQQDEGP from the exons ATGGCGGACCTGAATTACTGCAAGGTTGTTGATCCGACCGCTGTCCCGCGTATTTTGCGATGGAGAACTACTACGTCTGTTCcagagatgagaaagttgaacaattattttttccagagcaAAGAG TCAGTTCAGTTGCGGGCGCTATGTCCGAGTGAAGAGGAAATGAGACAGCCATATTGGAGTTGGCCACAGGATCGCCCTGCTGTTGTCTCGGCAGAGccaattccttcttcatgtGGTGATATTGATGAGTTGAACAAGGTGGTAAGCTTGTTGAGGTCCGAGTTGTTTCAAGTAAAGCTGGAAAAAGACGTCCTTCACTTGAAGGTCATACGGATGGAAAAACTGTTGGACCAATGTTTAGGTCCTCAGTTTGAGCAGGAAGTAAGGAGGGACCTAGCTTTACTGAAACAGAGGACTAATCGCTGTGTCGTCTCACATCTATTTAAGGGATATGCTGAAATGGATGACCTACTTCAACAGgatgaagggccaa